The following are encoded together in the candidate division WOR-3 bacterium genome:
- a CDS encoding IS1182 family transposase: protein MPVRPYDQRKMFLLPPCLDEWVRADHPARVISDIIDHLDVSEFRTVHHEGRPCFAPRMMLKVLLWGYANGVRASRKLAERLGADVVFMWLAGMEQPDFRTICLFRRNNPAALKRLFAQVLGIARDLGLCQLGLVALDGTKVRASAGIDSFKRPAEWQKELTRLEEEIQRMLDEAEEADRADDAAYGEERRGDELPAELEQKQARVEKIKEILAEADRRGDKKALMSSTDIDAGYMHGPAGSLPAYNAQVAVNEHQMIVYAEVTIEPVDVNQVAPALAGIEEATGRKPERLLADAGYRSGPNLKLLEEGRVEGYIPETEEKHIGRMARRDSELYGREEFRYDRERDCYECPAGQTMTRTSERHSKTKYSEQTRRVYRAPRGVCLACPRKVQCTPSNNLLGRSISRDDYEEERARMRQKLGTEEGKKVYGRRKCLVEPAIGQLKIIGGFRQFLLRGQRGAGLEWKWMTTALNLLKMSWKVLKGEAKLAWAT from the coding sequence ATGCCAGTACGCCCCTATGACCAGCGCAAGATGTTTCTGTTGCCACCCTGCCTGGATGAGTGGGTGCGGGCCGACCATCCGGCCCGCGTCATCTCAGACATCATTGACCACCTGGACGTGTCCGAGTTTCGGACGGTGCATCACGAAGGCCGGCCCTGTTTTGCTCCCCGGATGATGCTGAAAGTGCTTCTGTGGGGCTACGCCAACGGTGTGCGGGCGAGCCGGAAGCTGGCGGAGCGGCTGGGTGCAGACGTGGTGTTCATGTGGCTGGCCGGTATGGAACAGCCGGACTTTCGAACCATCTGCCTGTTCCGGCGTAACAACCCGGCCGCGTTGAAGCGGCTGTTTGCCCAGGTCCTGGGCATTGCCCGGGACCTGGGGCTGTGCCAGTTGGGGCTGGTGGCTCTGGATGGTACGAAGGTACGTGCCAGCGCCGGCATCGACAGCTTCAAGCGGCCGGCCGAGTGGCAGAAAGAGCTGACCCGGCTGGAAGAAGAGATCCAGCGGATGCTGGACGAAGCCGAGGAAGCGGACCGGGCGGACGATGCGGCCTACGGTGAAGAGCGCCGGGGCGACGAGTTGCCCGCCGAGCTGGAACAGAAGCAGGCGCGAGTGGAGAAGATCAAGGAGATACTGGCCGAGGCCGACCGCCGCGGGGATAAGAAGGCTCTTATGAGCAGCACGGACATTGATGCGGGCTACATGCACGGTCCGGCCGGGTCATTGCCGGCATACAACGCGCAGGTGGCGGTGAATGAACATCAGATGATTGTCTATGCGGAAGTGACGATCGAGCCGGTTGACGTCAACCAGGTCGCGCCAGCATTAGCGGGAATCGAAGAAGCCACGGGTCGGAAGCCGGAGCGGCTCCTGGCTGATGCCGGATACCGGAGCGGCCCCAATCTCAAGCTTCTGGAAGAAGGGCGGGTGGAGGGGTACATCCCGGAGACCGAGGAGAAGCATATTGGGCGAATGGCGAGAAGAGATTCGGAGCTATACGGTCGGGAGGAATTCCGCTATGACCGAGAGCGTGACTGCTACGAGTGCCCGGCGGGACAGACGATGACGCGGACATCTGAGCGCCACAGCAAGACCAAGTACAGCGAGCAGACGAGACGAGTCTACCGAGCGCCGCGTGGTGTGTGTCTTGCGTGTCCGCGCAAGGTGCAGTGCACCCCGAGTAACAATCTCTTGGGCCGGTCGATCAGTCGGGACGACTACGAGGAAGAGCGGGCGAGAATGCGGCAGAAGCTTGGGACGGAAGAAGGCAAGAAGGTCTACGGTCGCAGAAAATGCCTGGTAGAGCCGGCAATCGGACAGCTCAAGATAATAGGGGGATTCCGGCAGTTTCTACTTCGCGGCCAGCGGGGGGCCGGGCTGGAGTGGAAGTGGATGACTACTGCACTGAACCTGCTGAAGATGAGCTGGAAAGTTCTGAAGGGCGAGGCCAAGTTGGCCTGGGCGACTTAG
- a CDS encoding PQQ-binding-like beta-propeller repeat protein has product MDNLACACRTDILTLVCKKPPVGNKPNTPAAPMGISNGGRNTSYEFLATTTDPDNDSIRFRFQWDDNAASDWSNWVASGETAALWHTWSDQGIYQVKAQAQDQPGLLSGWSMALQVTIIATSAPNTPGTPTGPDSTRKDSLCTFTTIATDPDGDGVSYRFDWGDGDTSAWTELVASGSGAGTYHVWNDTGTFQVAVQAQDEDAAVSDWSVVCSMAVWRPKWRYRTGGQIWSSPAVADDGTVYVGSNDTYLYAVNPSGTLKWRYQTGGQVNSSPAIAADGTVYVGSLDNYLYAINPDGSVRWRYQTGDDIWTSPAIAADGTVYVGSLDNLYAISPSGSLKWRDEIGYNSVSSPAVASDGTVYLGTSQPGYTYAIDPDGTIKWRYAVEPNVQTSPVVAADGTIYVGSNRYLNALNPNGTLKWRYETGSAVQSSPAVAEDGTVYVGSWDHCLHAINPDGTPKWRHETDHIVTSSPAVAADGTVYVGSADGYLYATNPDGTLRWRHATRAGVYSSPAIAGDGAVYVGSDDGCLYAIQGDSPLANSAWPKFHHDNKNTGRVGGGR; this is encoded by the coding sequence ATGGACAACCTCGCTTGCGCTTGTCGTACTGACATTCTGACTCTCGTCTGCAAGAAGCCGCCAGTTGGCAACAAGCCCAACACCCCGGCCGCGCCGATGGGCATCTCCAACGGCGGGCGCAACACCTCTTACGAGTTCCTCGCCACAACCACCGACCCAGACAACGACAGCATCCGCTTCCGCTTCCAGTGGGACGACAATGCGGCTTCTGACTGGAGCAACTGGGTTGCGAGCGGTGAGACAGCAGCGCTGTGGCACACGTGGTCTGACCAAGGTATCTACCAAGTGAAGGCACAGGCCCAGGATCAGCCGGGCCTGTTGTCCGGATGGTCCATGGCTCTCCAAGTCACCATCATCGCGACCTCCGCGCCCAACACACCTGGAACACCAACCGGCCCCGACTCCACGCGCAAAGACAGCCTCTGTACCTTCACGACCATAGCCACTGATCCAGATGGTGACGGTGTAAGCTATCGGTTCGACTGGGGTGACGGCGATACATCAGCGTGGACCGAACTCGTCGCCAGCGGGAGCGGAGCGGGGACGTACCACGTCTGGAACGACACCGGCACTTTCCAGGTCGCGGTTCAGGCTCAGGACGAGGATGCTGCGGTCTCTGACTGGTCTGTGGTCTGCTCCATGGCCGTGTGGCGGCCCAAGTGGCGGTATCGGACCGGCGGACAGATATGGTCCTCGCCCGCGGTCGCGGATGACGGCACGGTCTATGTCGGGTCGAACGACACCTATCTGTACGCCGTCAATCCATCGGGCACGCTCAAGTGGCGCTATCAGACCGGCGGCCAGGTCAACTCCTCGCCCGCCATCGCGGCCGACGGCACCGTCTATGTTGGGTCACTCGACAACTATCTCTACGCCATCAACCCCGACGGTTCGGTCAGGTGGCGCTACCAGACCGGCGACGATATCTGGACCTCGCCCGCCATCGCGGCCGACGGCACCGTCTATGTTGGGTCACTCGACAACCTCTACGCCATCAGCCCGAGCGGCAGCCTGAAGTGGCGGGACGAAATCGGCTACAACTCAGTCTCCTCTCCGGCAGTCGCATCTGACGGCACGGTGTACTTGGGGACTTCACAGCCCGGATACACCTATGCCATCGACCCGGACGGCACCATCAAGTGGCGGTACGCGGTCGAACCCAATGTCCAGACCTCCCCTGTGGTCGCCGCAGACGGTACCATCTACGTAGGGTCCAACCGCTACCTCAATGCACTGAACCCGAACGGTACACTCAAGTGGCGTTACGAGACTGGCAGCGCGGTTCAATCTTCTCCTGCAGTCGCAGAGGACGGCACTGTTTACGTGGGGTCTTGGGATCACTGCCTACACGCGATCAACCCGGACGGTACCCCTAAGTGGCGGCACGAGACCGACCATATTGTCACCTCGTCCCCAGCGGTTGCAGCTGACGGCACGGTGTATGTAGGGTCAGCGGATGGCTACCTGTACGCCACCAATCCGGATGGTACACTCAGGTGGCGCCACGCAACACGCGCTGGAGTATACTCCTCCCCCGCCATTGCGGGCGACGGCGCGGTCTACGTTGGGTCAGACGATGGCTGCCTCTACGCCATCCAAGGCGACAGCCCACTTGCGAACTCCGCGTGGCCCAAGTTCCATCATGACAACAAGAACACCGGCCGCGTCGGAGGCGGGAGATAG
- a CDS encoding type II toxin-antitoxin system PemK/MazF family toxin: MAQILRGDIVWADLNPTRGREQEGQGPVLVLSQDVFNERSGTVIAAALTSQPPSAGFPLTLELSDPKLPKRSWVKISQVRTLSVERLGRKLGRASAEELNQVVEGLNEIIGD, from the coding sequence ATGGCCCAAATACTGAGGGGCGACATCGTCTGGGCCGATTTGAACCCGACCCGTGGCCGGGAGCAGGAGGGACAAGGACCAGTGCTGGTGCTGAGCCAGGATGTGTTCAACGAGCGCTCGGGCACCGTGATTGCCGCGGCCTTGACCAGTCAACCGCCCTCAGCCGGGTTTCCCCTTACCCTTGAACTCAGCGACCCCAAGCTGCCGAAGAGGTCCTGGGTGAAGATCAGCCAGGTTCGGACGCTGTCAGTCGAACGCCTGGGCCGCAAACTTGGCCGGGCCTCGGCAGAAGAACTGAATCAGGTCGTAGAAGGACTGAACGAGATAATCGGAGACTAG
- a CDS encoding ribbon-helix-helix domain-containing protein translates to MSTAKVAVTMDRDLLERLDRLVRNRRFPNRSRAVQEAVSEKLARLERSRLAVECAKLDRASEQAMAEEGMSAEAAEWPKY, encoded by the coding sequence ATGAGTACCGCGAAAGTGGCCGTCACGATGGATAGAGACCTGCTCGAACGTCTGGACCGGCTGGTGAGGAATCGGAGGTTTCCCAACCGCAGTCGCGCTGTTCAGGAGGCGGTGAGCGAGAAACTGGCGCGCCTGGAGCGCAGCCGCCTCGCTGTCGAGTGCGCCAAGCTCGACCGGGCGTCGGAGCAGGCCATGGCCGAGGAAGGTATGTCGGCCGAGGCGGCGGAATGGCCCAAATACTGA
- a CDS encoding dipeptidase, with the protein MPKSECPSTASYDLQARRFLTVDLHCDAIYEHAKGAKDITQRTNIGHLDIPRMKEGGITAQVFAVWTNPETFKPSERAPFVHKAMDAFEDICRTVPKEIGPARTPDEMIALVESGRIAGILGIEGGHALEGCLDNIEVFQKRGVRIITLTWNNANEFADSCMEDTGRGLTQLGVRAVALMNRLGIIVDLSHSAPSTFFDALETSTAPVICSHSACRALCDHRRNLTNDQLKALAQARGLIGIVFLPAFLRPEPEPTSLADVLNHIQHAVEVAGVDSVALGSDFDGFGQGPVGLEDASRMPALAAGLRSRGFPEPDIRKILGENFLRVWREVEARKH; encoded by the coding sequence ATGCCGAAGTCGGAGTGCCCCTCAACTGCAAGCTACGACCTGCAAGCCAGACGCTTCCTTACGGTTGACCTTCACTGCGACGCCATATATGAGCACGCCAAAGGCGCAAAGGACATCACCCAGCGGACCAACATCGGCCATCTCGACATTCCGCGCATGAAAGAAGGCGGCATCACTGCGCAGGTATTCGCCGTCTGGACCAACCCGGAGACATTCAAACCCAGCGAACGCGCGCCGTTCGTGCACAAGGCGATGGACGCGTTCGAAGACATCTGCCGCACTGTGCCAAAGGAGATCGGCCCTGCTCGCACTCCAGACGAGATGATAGCGCTGGTCGAGTCTGGCCGCATCGCGGGTATCCTCGGCATCGAAGGCGGCCATGCGCTGGAGGGCTGTCTTGATAACATCGAAGTATTCCAGAAGCGCGGGGTTCGCATCATCACCCTGACCTGGAACAATGCCAACGAGTTCGCAGATTCTTGTATGGAAGACACCGGCCGCGGCCTGACCCAGCTTGGTGTCAGGGCGGTCGCACTCATGAACCGGCTGGGCATCATCGTTGACCTATCCCACTCTGCTCCAAGTACGTTCTTTGACGCGCTGGAAACATCAACCGCACCGGTCATCTGCTCTCATTCTGCCTGTCGGGCACTGTGCGACCATCGCCGCAATCTGACTAATGACCAGCTCAAGGCATTGGCGCAGGCAAGAGGGCTTATTGGCATTGTATTCCTGCCTGCTTTTCTACGGCCTGAACCAGAGCCGACTTCACTTGCGGATGTGCTCAACCATATCCAGCACGCAGTTGAAGTCGCAGGAGTAGATTCTGTCGCGCTCGGCTCAGACTTCGACGGCTTCGGGCAAGGCCCGGTAGGACTGGAAGACGCTAGTCGAATGCCGGCCCTTGCCGCAGGCTTGCGCTCGCGCGGCTTCCCGGAGCCGGACATCCGCAAGATTCTTGGCGAGAACTTCCTCCGTGTGTGGCGTGAGGTTGAGGCCAGGAAGCATTAA
- a CDS encoding helix-turn-helix transcriptional regulator — protein sequence MRVPAQAFRFSSELGKRLRELRERAGLKQAEVAFRMGRHSSNLVSRLELGKPKFPTLGLIADFLAACGASFRDVADLLDRPGAERPKRKPRPKTLEQRIALIRKKAAPLGRQRALEDWLYSVVKSEGMPKKFVERKKLIESGRRIFRLMEQARRGIEAEKKALISSGISEKVADDLEAAVQVCLNNLAESGDLDCDTTVDAVSIAEGRAKLPRIKKADKRLEEELSVKLKHWRQMRYYTTERIKEEIREPLKQQGCNPPGPYLAIVPDFFQIAEETALDSEERKARTEARIAQVNDKDGVRKMAEMVYDLYEKYKVNIPARPFDWDAPVRTSRPGRR from the coding sequence ATGAGGGTGCCTGCGCAGGCATTCCGATTCAGCTCAGAGCTAGGCAAGAGGCTCAGGGAGCTGCGTGAACGTGCAGGGCTGAAACAGGCCGAAGTCGCTTTCCGCATGGGCCGGCACAGCTCCAATCTAGTCAGCCGGCTCGAACTTGGTAAACCGAAGTTTCCAACCCTTGGTCTTATTGCCGACTTTCTCGCTGCCTGTGGCGCTTCATTCAGAGACGTGGCTGACCTGCTCGACCGGCCCGGTGCAGAGAGACCCAAACGCAAGCCCAGGCCGAAGACACTGGAACAGCGGATTGCGCTCATCAGGAAAAAGGCCGCACCGCTTGGCCGGCAAAGAGCGCTTGAGGACTGGCTCTACTCAGTCGTGAAGAGTGAAGGAATGCCGAAGAAGTTCGTCGAACGCAAGAAACTCATCGAGTCCGGCCGCAGGATATTCCGACTGATGGAGCAGGCCCGCCGCGGCATCGAGGCGGAGAAGAAGGCACTTATCTCCTCCGGCATCAGCGAAAAAGTGGCAGATGACCTTGAAGCCGCGGTGCAGGTGTGCCTGAACAACCTGGCCGAATCCGGCGACCTGGACTGCGACACGACAGTTGACGCGGTCTCGATTGCCGAGGGCCGGGCAAAACTGCCCAGAATCAAGAAGGCAGACAAGCGGCTGGAAGAAGAACTATCCGTGAAGCTCAAGCACTGGCGTCAGATGCGCTACTATACAACAGAGCGCATCAAGGAAGAAATCAGAGAACCTTTGAAACAGCAGGGCTGCAACCCGCCTGGTCCATACCTTGCCATCGTGCCTGACTTCTTCCAGATTGCCGAAGAGACCGCACTAGACTCAGAAGAACGCAAGGCCCGCACCGAAGCCCGGATTGCCCAGGTGAACGACAAGGACGGCGTGCGCAAGATGGCCGAGATGGTGTACGACCTGTATGAGAAGTACAAGGTGAACATTCCTGCCCGTCCCTTTGACTGGGACGCGCCCGTGCGTACCTCCCGCCCGGGCCGGCGCTGA
- a CDS encoding DUF2283 domain-containing protein yields the protein MRISYDSEVDALYIRFIETTVTTKHVAEGIAVDYTEDGRIAGIEVLDARRRFGDEQILRRVILEDLAAPVPTG from the coding sequence ATGCGAATATCATACGACTCTGAAGTTGACGCGCTGTATATCAGGTTCATCGAGACCACGGTGACGACCAAGCACGTTGCCGAGGGCATTGCGGTGGACTACACCGAAGACGGCCGGATTGCCGGCATTGAAGTGCTGGACGCGCGCCGCCGCTTCGGTGACGAGCAGATACTCCGGCGCGTCATTCTCGAAGACCTCGCCGCACCGGTCCCGACAGGCTAG
- a CDS encoding DUF4258 domain-containing protein, with product MKLIRFSRHARENMVFCGASESEVIEAIREGPWQPVERGRRDYRKEFAFGREWNGRWYARKQVRPVLVEESDAIVVVTVYVYYLQD from the coding sequence ATGAAGCTCATCAGGTTCTCACGCCACGCCCGGGAGAACATGGTCTTCTGCGGGGCTTCTGAGTCGGAAGTCATTGAAGCTATTCGGGAAGGTCCTTGGCAACCGGTTGAGCGCGGCCGGCGAGACTACCGCAAGGAGTTCGCGTTCGGCCGCGAGTGGAACGGCCGATGGTACGCAAGAAAGCAGGTGCGTCCGGTGCTTGTCGAGGAATCGGATGCTATTGTAGTGGTCACGGTTTACGTGTATTATCTACAGGATTAG
- a CDS encoding FlgD immunoglobulin-like domain containing protein yields MRTAGFVVLAVAALLASPASAQQYIDAVFFVETSDPGWQATGIQVEQGDRIYLFGFAAATWWEPNVFTIFGEGQPSPQGGLLPAGSLGGYGIVGKVGDNEPFGVGRLYGMESSPWAGELYLGVNDGSHSDNHGQCLVGILILRGAWERLPGVGESNQSPFAANLRLRGAPSPTCRSLNIAYELPRDGTAKLIVYDKSGRLARELLNEHTSAGGYSVTWNGLRPDGTPVEPGTYFYTLDLDGATVTKQTIIVK; encoded by the coding sequence ATGAGGACTGCGGGGTTTGTCGTGTTGGCTGTTGCGGCTCTCTTGGCGTCACCGGCCAGCGCTCAGCAGTACATAGATGCCGTCTTCTTCGTCGAGACATCAGATCCCGGGTGGCAGGCCACGGGTATTCAGGTCGAGCAGGGTGACAGGATATACCTCTTCGGCTTCGCGGCCGCGACCTGGTGGGAACCGAACGTCTTCACCATCTTTGGGGAAGGGCAGCCTAGTCCGCAGGGAGGTCTCCTTCCGGCAGGGTCGCTCGGTGGATACGGAATAGTCGGTAAGGTGGGTGACAATGAGCCATTCGGCGTCGGCCGGCTCTACGGGATGGAATCTTCACCTTGGGCCGGCGAACTTTATCTCGGTGTGAACGACGGCTCTCACAGTGACAACCACGGGCAGTGTTTGGTTGGGATACTCATTCTCCGGGGTGCCTGGGAACGACTACCAGGTGTCGGCGAGTCGAATCAGTCTCCCTTTGCTGCTAACCTACGCCTAAGGGGTGCACCAAGCCCCACCTGCCGGAGTCTGAATATCGCCTACGAACTTCCACGGGACGGTACGGCAAAGTTAATCGTGTATGATAAGTCAGGACGACTCGCTCGGGAGCTGCTGAACGAGCATACGTCAGCGGGCGGGTACAGTGTCACTTGGAATGGGCTTCGTCCGGACGGCACTCCTGTCGAGCCCGGGACCTATTTCTACACACTTGATCTCGATGGTGCTACCGTCACCAAGCAGACCATCATCGTGAAGTAA
- a CDS encoding TonB-dependent receptor, with the protein MNRSSVWVIALLFFSAAHAQFHGSVEGIVSDNEHRPLAGAQVWLEGHPVGAATDASGRYFIEVPTHGEFRVVYQYTGYESETLAVVVGHGETVKQNVVLRQTSIPVPGVETRASRETMHESKTPEPTVIIPQAAAEQAGKTTIGEAATLETGIQLQKRCSACEASEVSIHGLPGRFSLVLLEGTPVFTNLASRYILDLLPVEFIDRLEVLKGASGAIWGSDAIAGAVNILLHQPSEPFEARASFTRRSYGNDISALVGSNHSPLGMSVIAAHGNRDFVDLNHDSVGENSAFRRDLLLANLNYSPVVQWQLNGGGTFGDELRRGGAIVPDSAYATNPMAEKIHTRRWDLWQRTDFASGDLELQLRLALSEHSEDGMVETRDYSASQTTTYADFSTGLPHVASGVSFSRQALTDSRLFSQGYAENDLGVWAAGKNLTPTVFGVPTDLLPALRADFNSEYGFIFSPYAAVKLYLSFADLSFAAGTGFRTPTVILESMENLPNGYQYAVRRDSGLTRESGFSVVAGVGRKLVSQKLVTELRLNLFRHRVGNFITADLVGLDTVTRRAIFYYRNLDEATSSTGAEFSAGLTVPRGISANLGAYLLAPRSGSNQALPFVRRWGANYSVTYPFRRWGLEFAANGEVNGPMLVRTVSDNGTIQDYDSPVYSVLNLRATKKLWMFRLSAGVNNLWNYHQPPLSHHEGRTDYYWGPIIGRELYGTISVNI; encoded by the coding sequence ATGAACCGGAGCTCCGTTTGGGTGATTGCGCTGTTGTTCTTCTCCGCCGCGCACGCCCAGTTTCACGGCTCAGTCGAAGGCATAGTATCTGACAACGAACATCGTCCGTTGGCTGGCGCGCAGGTATGGCTGGAGGGACACCCGGTCGGAGCCGCGACCGATGCGTCCGGGCGCTACTTCATCGAGGTGCCGACGCACGGCGAGTTCCGCGTGGTCTACCAGTACACCGGTTACGAGTCTGAGACCCTGGCGGTCGTGGTCGGGCACGGCGAGACGGTGAAGCAGAACGTGGTACTGAGGCAGACTTCCATCCCGGTTCCGGGTGTGGAGACTCGTGCCAGCCGCGAGACCATGCACGAGTCCAAGACTCCTGAGCCGACGGTAATCATCCCGCAGGCCGCGGCCGAGCAGGCCGGAAAGACCACCATCGGCGAAGCCGCGACCCTCGAGACCGGCATCCAGCTGCAGAAGCGCTGCAGCGCCTGCGAGGCAAGCGAAGTCTCGATTCACGGTCTGCCCGGCCGGTTCTCCCTTGTCCTCCTGGAAGGAACGCCGGTATTCACCAATCTCGCCTCCCGCTACATCCTGGACCTACTGCCGGTTGAGTTCATAGACCGGCTGGAGGTGCTCAAGGGCGCGTCCGGCGCCATCTGGGGCTCGGACGCCATCGCCGGAGCCGTCAATATTCTCCTGCACCAGCCATCCGAACCGTTCGAGGCCCGGGCCAGCTTCACCCGACGCAGCTACGGCAACGATATTTCCGCCTTGGTGGGCAGTAACCACAGCCCGCTGGGCATGAGCGTCATCGCCGCACACGGCAACCGCGATTTCGTGGACCTGAACCACGACAGCGTCGGGGAGAACTCCGCCTTCCGCCGCGACCTCCTGCTTGCCAACCTGAACTACAGCCCGGTCGTGCAGTGGCAGTTGAATGGCGGCGGTACCTTCGGCGACGAACTGCGCCGGGGCGGCGCCATCGTCCCTGACTCCGCCTACGCCACGAACCCTATGGCTGAGAAGATTCACACCCGGCGCTGGGACCTGTGGCAGCGCACCGACTTTGCGTCCGGCGACCTGGAACTACAACTGCGCCTGGCGCTGTCCGAACACAGTGAGGACGGCATGGTGGAGACAAGAGACTACTCTGCCAGCCAGACTACCACCTATGCTGATTTCAGCACCGGCCTGCCGCACGTCGCCTCAGGCGTATCATTCTCCCGGCAGGCGCTCACCGACAGCCGCCTGTTCAGCCAGGGCTATGCGGAAAACGACCTGGGCGTCTGGGCCGCGGGCAAGAACCTGACCCCGACTGTCTTCGGCGTCCCGACCGACCTCCTGCCCGCCCTGCGGGCAGACTTCAACTCCGAGTACGGGTTCATCTTCTCGCCCTACGCCGCGGTGAAGCTGTACCTGAGCTTCGCGGACCTGAGTTTCGCGGCCGGGACCGGGTTCCGCACCCCCACGGTGATACTTGAGAGCATGGAGAATCTGCCCAACGGGTACCAGTACGCCGTGCGCCGCGACTCGGGCCTAACCCGCGAATCCGGCTTCTCCGTCGTGGCTGGTGTGGGCAGAAAACTCGTCAGCCAGAAGCTCGTCACCGAACTCCGGCTGAATCTGTTCCGTCACCGGGTGGGCAATTTCATCACCGCGGACCTGGTCGGGCTGGACACCGTCACCCGCCGCGCCATCTTCTACTACCGCAACCTGGATGAAGCCACCTCCTCCACCGGCGCAGAGTTCTCCGCCGGGTTGACCGTGCCCCGCGGCATCTCGGCCAATTTGGGCGCCTACCTCCTTGCCCCGCGCAGCGGCTCCAACCAGGCCCTGCCCTTTGTCCGGCGTTGGGGCGCGAACTACTCCGTCACCTATCCGTTCCGGCGCTGGGGACTGGAATTCGCCGCCAATGGCGAAGTCAACGGCCCGATGCTGGTTCGGACCGTATCCGACAACGGCACCATCCAGGACTACGACTCGCCGGTCTACTCGGTCCTGAACCTGCGCGCCACGAAGAAGCTGTGGATGTTCCGCCTCAGTGCCGGCGTGAACAACCTGTGGAACTATCACCAGCCGCCCCTGTCCCACCACGAGGGCAGAACCGACTACTACTGGGGTCCGATAATCGGCCGTGAACTGTACGGCACCATATCAGTGAACATCTAA
- a CDS encoding YHS domain-containing protein, whose product MKPLLLTIISVGLVLTGAGSAPPQAQQLPCACLNWLQSVKIEVTQLDSGAVIKLFADNPAALKMIQDYVGGLTAAASPTAKDPVCGMDVNRAQATEEGLTAGYQGTTYFFCSAKCRGDFMRQPAKFAPRQAPAGSCQGCGRGCH is encoded by the coding sequence ATGAAACCGCTTCTCTTGACCATCATCTCTGTCGGGCTGGTGCTGACTGGTGCGGGCAGCGCCCCGCCGCAGGCACAACAGTTGCCCTGCGCCTGTCTGAACTGGCTCCAGAGCGTCAAGATCGAGGTAACACAACTGGACAGCGGCGCAGTCATCAAGCTCTTCGCCGACAACCCCGCGGCTCTAAAGATGATTCAGGATTACGTCGGCGGACTCACCGCGGCTGCATCACCGACCGCCAAGGACCCGGTATGCGGGATGGATGTCAATCGCGCTCAGGCGACGGAAGAAGGCCTGACCGCAGGCTACCAGGGAACAACCTACTTCTTCTGCAGCGCGAAGTGCCGCGGGGACTTTATGAGACAACCGGCGAAGTTCGCTCCCAGGCAAGCCCCGGCTGGCTCCTGCCAGGGATGTGGCCGAGGCTGTCACTAA